In Scophthalmus maximus strain ysfricsl-2021 chromosome 5, ASM2237912v1, whole genome shotgun sequence, the sequence CTTGAGGAGCCGCGTGGAGGTTTCTGTTCGCTCTCCTTCTCATTTTACGGGACGCCGCGGTGTGCTGAAAACGAACTAAAGGGGGAAGCGAAACTGTCGTTTCGGCTCTCGTCATCGTAAATCTGCAATTTATATGGCGGATGCTTTAATAATTTCTGTGGACATGTGGTGCcataatttcttttcttcccagtTCCGCCTCTGTGCTGTATTTGATTGCCTAACTTGTATAATGCTGGGCTACCATGATATCATGCTTCACCATCACCGATGTTAATATTGTCACGTGTCGTGcagattttgtgttttccactgCAGAGTTGAAACTCTCTCTCACCCATGTGGTAGACAAAGTTTGTGTCCGTCTCGTAGGACGAGGCCGGGGACACGGCATCCCGGTCACATTCGTTGGAGCTGAGCGACTCGGAGTGGCTCCTCCTCTTGCGGGACGAGGCGACGCCGTCGGCCTCCGCCGCCATCATGTGCCGCAGGGTGTCGTTCAGGTAGCGATTGAGCAGGCTGCTCTTGTACTTGGAGGGAGGCGACGCGCCGCCATCGCTGTTGGCAGGGTCGGCCATGGCGAGGACACTGCCCCGTTTCTCGAGCGCGCTCTCGTGGGACGATGACCTGCCAAAGTTTGCCTGGCCGATGGGAGCTTGTGAGGGACACTCCTCATCtgcagcagaggacacacaacTTATTTCAGATTCAAATGGTAAGATGGGGCCGCGTTTTAGAATCTTGTCTCGTGCAACGACTTAAATGAGCCCCTCGAAGGGGACTGCTGCTCTCACCATCCGAGTCGGTGTCGTCACTGCACACACTCAGCCGCTCAGCGTTTCCCTGGATGTATTTATTATACAGTTTGATCCTCAGGGCCCAGCTCAGGTCCGGCTGCCGCACTGTGTTTTTCAGCCTCCGCCGGGCATTTGCAAACCAGTTGGAAACCTGTCCGGATGAACCTCGTTACGGGACACTCGCTCACAAAATCCAAATGGTGACACATCAGTGAAGGGACTACTTTGCCTTAATTCCTCCATCGCttgtttaaaatttaaaaaaaaaaaagtcatatatTGCATGAGCTCATCTCACCTGTACGAGTGTCATGTGTGAGCCCAGAGCCAGCAGGACCTTCTCAGTCTTGGTGGGGTAGGGGTTGTCTCGGTGTTTGTACAGCCAGTGTTTCAGGGGTCGGGCCATGTCCTGCAGCACCTGTCTCTTGTGGCGAACCTTGACCCCGCCCAGACGAGACCTGGAGGAGTCGGGAATAGGCTGATAGATTCACCGAGTCCAcctacaaccccccccccccccccccccctctctttttggCCCATGATGTCGACAAGACAAACAACGGAAAACTCTCCGTgtaagaggaaataaaaaccttttggtTGATTTACTAGAGTTAATCTTCCAAGAACTTGACAACTTTGTCAGTGAAGGCAGATGTGTTTGtggaaaacaacatgttttatctTTATACTACATTACTTTACAACTATGACTTTTGGATAGATTCAATTGCAAAGCAAAATAGAGTATGACTGACAAGAGTAACACAGAAGAATAGGACCATACCCATATCTTCTGTACTTGACAGTGGAGCTGTTTTTGCTGGTGTCCTGGTATTGCAGCAGGTCTGTGTTCTGTCCGTCTGTTAAACCGCTGTGAGGCAAGTCGGCGTAGTTCaacctgctcctctcctctgctcgcCTGTCGTCCTCCAAATGAAGCAGAGTTTCAGACTTCATCATCGCGGCGACTCTGCTCATTCTCAAAACACGCACGAGTTTTCCTCGGTCAAAACAGGTGCAGCACTGGAATTTCCAGATGTAAACAGAAGCAGTCGGTTCCCATCCTTGACCCCCCGGATGTGAAGGTGTTATTTAAAAGGAAGGTAAAAAGGAGTCCCTTTGCTCTCCTCCCTGTGTCCGCGGGAGCCGTGACTGAGAGGacagaggatgaggacgatgatgacgacAGAGTCCGGTGAGCGAATGTTTGAAAAGTCTGAGGATGTTGTCTGGTTTAGTGGAGCTGTGTGAGGAGAGAGTTCAAATAACCTGCTGCGCCGCTGCCTATTGGCTCTCCCACCGTCCAATCACGTTGGGCTCTGAGGGGAGATGCTTGCAGAGGAGCAGCAAAGTATTGCACATGTAAGAATATCAGCAAATGTGGTCTATGGATTTACAAGTGACATTCTGTGCGGTGTTGACTGCAGCCCCGCGTTAGGCAGTCTCATAGTTCCTACATGAGGCATGGGATTTCTCGCCGATCTCGTGGTTTTCACCAAACGATCGCGTCAGCAAATAATAACACGTGTTTTACCAGGGGGACTTTTTATGGGTGTAATTGCACGGTTGTCTAATACCCAGCGAGACCGCCAAACGGTGCCCTGTGTTACAGCAGGCGGTGAGTCCTGCACGCCGGCTCGCAATGAAGAAAGCACCAACAGTGGAAAGTGGAGCGGATCTTTCCCCCATGTAATCCGGAGTGTTGCACGTGCAAATTCACCCATCCTTTGGGTCTGTAGGTGCGTTGCCCGTGTCAGAGTAGTGCATCGATACCCCGAGTGGAGCGTGAACAGGGAATCCAAGAATATTTGTCAGTGAGGGTCTCCGTCTTGGAGCCGCAGGGACCGTCCGACAGGAGCTTAGCGCCGCCATTAGATGACAACATGTTGGCAGCGAGCCCAGCGCTCAAAGACTCCAGACATCCAAACCCTCTTACGTAAGACTGCTTGGATACACACTAATGAATTTGCCATGCACAACCATAACTGAATCGTCTTTGAGCAAACATTGGTGATTAAATGCgtacactatttttttttctggctgaaaTCCGAGCGGCACTTGTTCGACAGCTCAACGTATCGGAGGACTTCATAACTCTCATCCCTGTTCATAATTCAGCAGCGTCGCTGGGGTGGCTCGGGCTTTCGACGGTTTTTATTTTCgaaaagctgaaaaacacaTGGACCAGAAGCATCCCCGTTAGGTGCAGTAAATTCCTTCGCCCACATTCCTCGGCTGGCGGTCGGAGAACGCTCCACGCTCTTTGCACACCATTTGCCCCGGTTCCCCCGGTGATGTGCTCACCGACTCAACTGTTGATGTTAGCTGGGAACACGCCTCGCGTCGGCAGCCGGGAGACCTTGGGAAAACGCAGTGGACGGAGatatatcttttgtttttgttttgatagaGTGGAAcatgtgtgtgcgcctgtgtccATAGGGCTTAACGTCGAGCAGTGGGttttgaagaaattaattttctgtAACCTTAAATATCCTGAAGAATTAAAGCCGTATTTAGATGTATTAGTTGCAATTTAGTCATTCTAATTCaaatcattcatgtttttttaaattatcgaTGCTCCTGTTACACGCCGCTGATATACATGCTTTGCAACCTTTGCTAAACAGAAGCCCCTGTGGCCGTAGGAGGCAGTTACGAGCTTAACGCCCAAGATTGCTTTGAATCTGCACCgatttatgttttcatattaacaaCGGATGAAATCACCAAAGCATGAACTCTGGTGGAGTTATgtcaggagcaacatttgtggatgTGTTGCGTTCTCACATAAAAGTCTCCAGAAAAGTTCGGGGAcgtgtctggacttcagtgtaTGTCCGGAACGTCATGTGTAACATCAAAGATAGTTATCACTCTCCCCTCAGCTTTTCCGAGAACTTTGCCGTCTTTCAGCTCGTAGTTTTGGTTTTGCGGCCCACAGCGGATCATGACATGCCAGCAGCTTCATAAGCCGATGATGTCAACATTGCATTCACACCTTATTGTGCAGTACGGCCTccaagtaaaaagaaaataataaaacgtCTCTTGGTGAGGTTTTGCGtgtttacatatttcattttggttATACTAATATATGTAACAGGTGAACAGTTACAGTCAGGAAACTCGAGTCAGTAATCGTCGTTCGGTACTAATGTCTCAAGTTTGCTACCATTAGCCACTATATAACTTTTTGTTCAGAAAATCCCTGAGTTTGTTGAATTGAGCAAAGACATGGTTCATTTCATTGAAAACTTGTAATTTGTAAAAAGGGATATTGAGTTAATTTCTTCCAAACGCGTCAATAGAAGCAAATAGAAATCAGTCGGTGGAGCTTTCACTCTTAAGTACTCTGTAACGACCTGAGAAccttttcccttcccttccctgcTGTATGATTAACTGCCATGTACTTTCAGCATGTGCTCCGTGTGCTTGTTGGTTAAAGGTTATGAATTATCTCATGCGAAAATGTGCAGATATCGTTTAAGGCCGGCCGTGTTTGTTTTCACGTGCCTCAAAATCGACAGTTACGCGACCGAGCCAAATTGTCCAGGACTGATTGACATCACGCCTCTGTGCAGTGTTTGAAGTGGGCGCCGCAGTGGGCGCAAAATGGCGCGGTTTTCATTGGACCGCGC encodes:
- the LOC118311511 gene encoding homeobox protein Mohawk-like; translated protein: MSRVAAMMKSETLLHLEDDRRAEERSRLNYADLPHSGLTDGQNTDLLQYQDTSKNSSTVKYRRYGSRLGGVKVRHKRQVLQDMARPLKHWLYKHRDNPYPTKTEKVLLALGSHMTLVQVSNWFANARRRLKNTVRQPDLSWALRIKLYNKYIQGNAERLSVCSDDTDSDDEECPSQAPIGQANFGRSSSHESALEKRGSVLAMADPANSDGGASPPSKYKSSLLNRYLNDTLRHMMAAEADGVASSRKRRSHSESLSSNECDRDAVSPASSYETDTNFVYHMETVDYTPTNCDRNQPEARGQQRHDDQGWREIHAAVALTNLAQGQSRAGEMSSGPVPTAVAAKGQSCTRGPLSAATTVAILDRMRAAGPACAPRPACAPRQSCTAGPALASRIIQKSSHIAEVQTVKVALANSV